Proteins from one Podospora pseudoanserina strain CBS 124.78 chromosome 1, whole genome shotgun sequence genomic window:
- the NOP2 gene encoding rRNA (cytosine-C5-)-methyltransferase nop2 (EggNog:ENOG503NVWP; COG:A), whose amino-acid sequence MGVGRRMKKQGPPEPLSEAHFANLKRKKGIPVDDIPAEEHSSKKRRTASKKPEKAIKSATGTKGTGRQANGSKKTASAPSNGVKAPKTKGKKAPEPQSDSDEEMNDEFDASDLEDEAGSDEELKLGSDFLGSDDDSVYDSDLDQDAGKKEKFVFSDDEDEDDDEREEKLTAANIEGLSRKLDQQREEEEAENEAELREGAMQTNIDGDKPHVLNSDDEDEDLAAKTKSLLAPDLQMLRTRITETIRVLEDFGELAEEGRDRAEYTNQLLKDVCAYYGYNEFLAEKLMNLFPPREAFAFFEANESARPVVIRTNTLRTHRRDLAQALINRGVTLEPVGKWSKVGLQVFDSNVPLGATPEYLAGHYILQAASSFLPVMALCPQENERCLDMASAPGGKTTHMAALMKNTGVIFANDPSKARAKGLIGNIHRLGVRNTIVCNYDAREFPRVMGGFDRVLLDAPCSGTGVIAKDPSVKTNRDEKDFQQLPHLQKQLILAAIDSVNHASKTGGYLVYSTCSVAVEENEQVVAYALSRRPNVRLVETGLPFGKEGFTSFMGKEFHPSLKLTRRYYPHLYNVDGFFVAKFQKIGPTPPNAVLANGKKDKAVTRNVDDDAMVIDKTPIATEEAGEEAKDDFGGFDDEQDADYIERAKRNAMRRRGLDPRALKKGEKKEKKGMKEETSEEEPTKEVTREKEAPKEKAEKAEAKSEKKEKKDKKGKTKETPKAEKAEEKTTEKAKPKEKKEKVKAKK is encoded by the exons ATGGGTGTCGGCCGTCGCATGAAGAAACAGGGCCCTCCCGAGCCATTATCGGAAGCCCACTTCGCCAACTTGAAGCGCAAAAAGGGAATTCCAGTCGACGACATCCCCGCCGAAGAACACTCAAGCAAGAAGCGTCGCACAGCATCCAAGAAGCCCGAGAAGGCGATCAAAAGCGCTACAGGAACAAAGGGAACTGGGAGACAGGCCAATGGCTCTAAGAAGACAGCCAGCGCACCCAGCAATGGCGTGAAGGCCCCCAAGACAAAGGGCAAGAAGGCCCCAGAGCCTCAATCAGATTCCGACGAGGAGATGAATGATGAGTTCGATGCCTCCgacctcgaggatgaggctggtTCTGATGAGGAACTGAAGTTGGGATCTGACTTCCTTGGGTCGGATGATGACTCAGTTTACGATTCGGATCTGGATCAGGATGCaggcaagaaggagaagtttGTCTTctctgatgatgaagacgaggatgatgacgaaagagaggagaagctcaCTGCCGCCAATATCGAAGGTCTATCGAGGAAATTGGATCAacagagggaggaagaggaggccgaAAACGAAGCCGAGTTGCGCGAAGGTGCCATGCAAACAAACATCGACGGCGACAAGCCCCATGTTCTCAAcagcgacgacgaagacgaagaccTGGccgccaagaccaagagCTTGTTGGCCCCCGATCTCCAGATGTTGAGAACCAGGATAACAGAGACAATTCGGGTGCTTGAAGATTTCGGCGAGCTTGCTGAGGAGGGGCGAGACAGAGCCGAGTACACCAACCAGCTCTTGAAGGACGTTTGCGCCTACTATGGCTACAACGAGTTCCTGGCGGAGAAGCTGATGAATCTCTTCCCCCCCAGGGAAGCGTTTGCTTTCTTCGAGGCCAACGAAAGTGCCCGTCCTGTTGTCATCCGCACAAACACCCTTCGCACCCATCGTCGCGATCTCGCCCAGGCTTTGATCAACCGTGGTGTTACTTTGGAGCCAGTTGGAAAGTGGTCCAAGGTTGGTCTGCAAGTTTTCGACTCCAACGTGCCTCTCGGTGCTACGCCCGAGTACCTCGCTGGTCATTACATCCTACAAGCCGcctcctctttcctccccGTCATGGCCCTGTGCCCACAGGAGAACGAGCGCTGCCTGGATATGGCCTCTGCCCCCGGTGGTAAAACTACGCATATGGCGGCGCTGATGAAAAACACTGGTGTTATCTTTGCCAACGATCCCAGCAAGGCTCGTGCCAAGGGTTTGATTGGTAACATTCACCGTCTTGGTGTCAGAAATACCATTGTCTGCAACTACGATGCCCGCGAGTTCCCTCGTGTTATGGGCGGGTTCGATAGAGTCTTGTTGGATGCCCCATGCTCGGGTACTGGTGTTATTGCCAAGGATCCGTCAGTCAAGACCAACAGAGACGAGAAGGACTTCCAGCAATTGCCACATCTTCAAAAGCAGCTGATCCTGGCTGCGATCGACTCGGTCAACCATGCCAGCAAGACCGGTGGCTACCTGGTCTACTCTACCTGCAGTGTCGCTGTTGAGGAAAA CGAACAAGTCGTCGCCTACGCTTTGAGCCGCCGCCCCAACGTTAGATTAGTCGAG ACTGGCTTGCCATTCGGTAAAGAAGGGTTCACTAGCTTCATGGGCAAGGAGTTCCACCCCAGTCTCAAGCTGACCCGCCGCTACTATCCTCACTTGTACAACGTCGACGGTTTCTTCGTAGCTAAGTTCCAGAAGATCGGCCCAACGCCTCCAAATGCTGTCCTTGCCAAcggcaagaaggacaaggctGTCACTCGCAACGTCGACGATGATGCCATGGTCATTGACAAGACCCCCATCGCTACTGAGgaggctggcgaggaggcgaAGGATGACTTTGGTGGTTTCGATGACGAGCAGGATGCGGACTACATTGAGCGCGCGAAGCGCAATGCCATGAGGAGACGCGGTCTGGATCCTAgggcgttgaagaagggagagaagaaggagaagaaggggatgaaggaggagacgtCCGAGGAGGAGCCTACGAAGGAAGTGAccagggagaaggaagcgcccaaggagaaggctgagaaggccgaggccaagtcggagaagaaggagaagaaggacaagaaggggaagaccaaggagacacccaaggccgagaaggcggaggagaagactacggagaaggcgaagcccaaggagaagaaggagaaggtgaaggcTAAAAAGTAG
- the FMP32 gene encoding Protein fmp32, mitochondrial (COG:S; EggNog:ENOG503P09U) — translation MTAAQSLPRFLLPRLSWTGPSGSITGASAALLQQARDSSNASLSRQPPHKRTYHTFGPSKGTPTTIPKRSLTAHFRASPPCFSQNQGRPFSTTPSRQRDHHFDTLRFVQRLQEEGFTEEQAVAMMKVLNDVIEESIQNLTRTMVPREEAAKTTYTQKVDFAKLRSELLSADSTESNTTRAAHERLTNDIAKLSSRLRDEIGRTQASVRLDLNLEKGRIREEAVSQELKIKETETKIEQEVAALRQQLEQVKFQTLQWLMGVCTGFAALMLGAWRLLM, via the exons ATGACGGCCGCACAATCCCTCCcgcgcttcctcctcccccggcttAGCTGGACCGGCCCAAGCGGCAGCATCACCGGAGCTTCGGCCGCGCTGCTCCAGCAAGCCagagacagcagcaacgCCTCCCTTTctcgacaaccacctcacaAGAGAACATACCACACCTTCGGCCCCTCAAAAGGGACACCTACTACTATCCCAAAGCGCAGTCTCACCGCGCACTTCCGCGCCAGCCCCCCATGTTTCTCTCAGAACCAGGGACGACCCTTTTCCacgaccccctcccgccaGCGTGATCACCACTTTGACACCCTCCGCTTTGTCCAGCGGCTGCAGGAAGAAGGTTTCACGGAGGAGCAAGCAGTGGCCATGATGAAGGTTCTGAACGATGTTATTGAAGAGAG CATCCAAAACCTCACCCGTACCATGGTCCCCCGCGAAGAAGCAGCCAAAACAACCTACACCCAAAAAGTAGACTTTGCCAAGCTCCGCTCGGAGCTCCTGTCGGCCGACTCGACCGAGTCCAACACCACGCGGGCCGCGCACGAGAGGTTGACGAATGACATCGCCAAGCTGAGCTCGAGACTGCGGGACGAGATTGGTCGCACGCAGGCGAGCGTGAGGCTGGACTTGAacttggagaaggggaggataagggaggaggcggtgagTCAGGAGTTGAAGATTAAGGAGACGGAGACGAAGATTGAGCAGGAGGTTGCGGCGTTGAGGCAGCAGTTGGAGCAGGTCAAGTTTCAGACTTTGCagtggttgatgggggtATGCACGGGGTTTGCGGCGTTGATGTTGGGTGcttggaggttgttgatgtaa
- a CDS encoding hypothetical protein (EggNog:ENOG503P0T1): MSLTVTSEPSKTMSSLRADPSSQQQQPTVNMVIRQDPFYVTLDASALLAVSILTVLGMHFVDHLLLEFLIIAVPIALLIHNDYLNFLKLGPGGTPPTPSGYARLTFYRLFTLRDPFTPPPRNVVSSPSTGILSKLPYRPGPRPTVAGLAPQRQLNQHGSVECYNRLRAALENLSKKHPNVFVTATSCLEKHGFALFARHPLNVCGNGEIVHIHSSDRSMHMNLHPDDIKEILEKGWGQRHPMAWSGWVRAPLPETFSMVYAPRDESDLKIVCRIVEAAIWYVIAEKVEIELE; the protein is encoded by the exons ATGTCTCTCACAGTCACCTCAGAGCCATCAAAAACCATGTCCTCCCTACGCGCCGACCCGtcctcccaacaacagcaacccacCGTCAACATGGTCATCCGCCAAGACCCATTCTACGTAACACTCGACGCCTCCGCCCTCCTGGCCGTCTCCATCCTGACAGTCCTGGGAATGCACTTCGtcgaccacctcctcctcgagttcctcatcatcgccgtccccatcgccctcctcatccacaacGACTacctcaacttcctcaagCTCGGCCCCGGTGGgacaccccccaccccctccggctACGCCCGTCTAACCTTTTACcgcctcttcaccctccgcGACCCCTTCACACCCCCCCCTCGGAACgtcgtctcctccccctccaccgggATCCTATCCAAACTCCCTTACCGCCCGGGCCCTCGTCCAACCGTAGCCGGTCTGGCACCCCAGCGTCAGCTAAACCAGCACGGCTCAGTAGAGTGCTACAACCGACTGAGGGCAGCACTCGAGAACCTGTCAAAGAAGCACCCCAATGTGTTTGTCACCGCAACGTCTTGTCTGGAGAAGCACGGGTTTGCGCTGTTCGCGAGACACCCGTTGAATGTTTGTGGGAACGGGGAGATTGTCCATATTCACAGTTCGGATAGGTCGATGCATATGAACTTGCATCCGGATGATATCAAGGAGATTTTGGAGAAAGGGTGGGGGCAGAGGCATCCGATGGCGTGGAGCGGGTGGGTTAGGGCGCCGTTGCCGGAGACGTTTAGTATGGTTTATGCTCCTAGGG ATGAGAGTGACTTGAAGATTGTTTGTCGGATTGTTGAGGCGGCGATTTGGTATGTGATTGCGGAGAAGGTTGAGATTGAGCTTGagtga
- a CDS encoding hypothetical protein (EggNog:ENOG503P83D; COG:S), which yields MKFSTPVALLAVAAVDAAVVQEDKRWCNTEGQACNTVARAAEAFTNAIKASGVVARDDSAAAQVAARQVDQLALAISASQADPITFYTALGLGDQFTLEEKPHAEKREAAPQWCLRFVGQSCWKRNAAPEDVKRCTAEDGACTKAKRAAEAVINTIEASADNLAKREAAPQWCLRFVGQSCWKRNAAPEAACNAPDGACTKATRDIHAMYNAARHIIDASA from the coding sequence atgaagTTTTCCACCCCCGTCGCTCTCCTCGCCGTCGCTGCCGTCGACGCCGCTGTTGTCCAGGAGGACAAGCGCTGGTGCAACACCGAGGGCCAGGCCTGCAACACCGTTGCCCGCGCCGCCGAGGCTTtcaccaacgccatcaaggcCTCCGGCGTCGTTGCCCGTGACGACTCCGCCGCCGCTCAGGTCGCCGCCCGCCAGGTCGACCAGctcgccctcgccatctccgcctcccAGGCCGACCCCATCACCTTCTAcaccgccctcggcctcggtgacCAGTTCACCCTCGAGGAGAAGCCCCACGCCGAGAAGCGCGAGGCCGCCCCCCAGTGGTGCCTCCGTTTCGTCGGCCAGTCCTGCTGGAAGCGCAACGCCGCCCCCGAGGACGTCAAGCGGTGCACCGCCGAGGACGGCGCCTGCACCAAGGCCAAgcgcgccgccgaggccgtcatcaacaccatcgagGCTTCCGCCGACAACCTCGCCAAGCGTGAGGCCGCCCCCCAGTGGTGCCTCCGTTTCGTCGGCCAGTCCTGCTGGAAGCGCAACGCCGCCCCCGAGGCTGCCTGCAACGCCCCCGACGGCGCCTGCACCAAGGCCACCCGCGACATCCACGCCATGTACAACGCTGCCCGCCACATCATCGATGCCTCCGCTTAA
- a CDS encoding hypothetical protein (EggNog:ENOG503NXPD; COG:U), translating to MAWNIFRIAADLSHITAKCILIFSIHRNRSAEGVSLLTQLFYALVFVTRYTDLFVETHAWNYFFKVFYLLSSFYTLGIMRFVYPRTREKEIAWKLAGLVFSGSLVLSPFFMLIFDKKREWAFTEWLWVFSQILESVCVLPQLLLLRQTTVPTVITSFYIVFLGSYRGLYLLNWFLRELDTNGRKPNPISVIFGIVQTALYADFAWVYWTRQRVKLRNGGVVDADDLRRGWLLSKIFGSEHLRGGSNAADEDEYDEESAPALGPGRHEVGRDARPGRAKWGSRGISISADEGVYDGESGGSRQEQGVTSSNSRGGFADESDDDLAGGADPDAKMQDPDDLARALNDDESESDEEDKKKKQKAAQQNGGQPSGIGNGDEWDDD from the exons ATGGCTTGGAAC ATCTTCAGAATAGCGGCCGACCTGTCGCACATAACAGCAAAAtgcatcctcatcttctctATCCACCGTAACAGGAGCGCCGAAG GCGTCTCCCTCCTTACCCAGCTCTTCTACGCTCTCGTCTTCGTAACCCGCTACACGGACCTCTTCGTCGAAACCCACGCCTGGAACTACTTTTTCAAAGTCTTttacctcctctcctccttctaCACCCTCGGCATCATGCGCTTCGTCTACCCCCGCACGCGCGAAAAGGAAATCGCCTGGAAGCTCGCCGGCCTCGTCTTTTCCGGatccctcgtcctctcccccttctttaTGCTCATCTTTGATAAGAAACGAGAGTGGGCTTTTACAGAATGGCTTTGGGTGTTCTCTCAGATCTTGGAGTCAGTGTGCGTTTTGCCGcagctgttgctgctgcggcaGACGACCGTCCCGACGGTGATTACCAGTTTTTACATTGTGTTCTTGGGGAGCTACAGGGGGTTGTATCTGCTGAACTGGTTCCTCAGGGAGCTAGACACGAATGGGCGGAAGCCGAACCCGATCAGTGTCATTTTTGGGATTGTCCAGACGGCGCTGTATGCGGATTTTGCGTGGGTGTACTGGACGAGGCAGAGGGTCAAGCTGAggaatgggggggtggtggatgcggatgatttgaggagggggtggttgttgagtaAGATTTTTGGGAGCGAGCACCTGAGGGGTGGGAGCAACGCggcggatgaggatgagtATGATGAGGAGAGCGCGCCTGCACTTGGACCGGGGAGGCATGAGGTTGGGCGGGATGCCAGGCCGGGGAGGGCAAAGTGGGGGAGTAGGGGGATTAGTATTAGTGCTGATGAGGGGGTTTATGATGGGGAGAGTGGTGGGTCGAGGCAGGAGCAGGGTGTGACGAGTAGCAATAGCAGGGGAGGTTTTGCGGATGAGTCGGATGATGATTTGGCTGGGGGGGCGGATCCGGATGCGAAGATGCAGGATCCGGATGATTTGGCGAGGGCgttgaatgatgatgagagtgagagtgatgaggaggataagaaaaagaaacagaaggCGGCTCAGCAGAATGGAGGGCAGCCAAGCGGGattgggaatggggatgagTGGGATGATGATTGA
- the OSM2 gene encoding Osmotic growth protein (COG:C; EggNog:ENOG503NU5S) — protein MASNTVIVVGGGLAGLSAAHSIYLAGGNVHVLDKQGFFGGNSTKATSGINGALTRTQVDLGIQDSVKQFYDDTLKSARDKARPDLIKVLTYKSAAAVEWLQDVFNLDLTLVSRLGGHSQPRTHRGHDAKFPGMAITYALMQRLEELAETEPHRVKITKKARVVDLIKEGNVISGVKAEHEGQTLTIHGPVVLATGGYAADFGEGSLLQKHRPDTMGLATTNGSHATGDGQKLVMKIGGNGIDMDKVQVHPTGLVDPKDPGSKWKFLAAEALRGEGGILLNGDGDRFCDELGHRDYVSGMIHKEKDKGKYPVRLVLNSKASKVLDFHTRHYSGRGLMKKITGKELAKEIGCTPEHLQKTFQTYNAIAEGKQKDPWGKKFFHNMPLDINDDFHVSLMEPVLHFTMGGIEINDKAQVLNKEGKPFEGLFACGELAGGVHGANRLGGSSLLGCVVYGRVAGDSAANYHFQQALKGNVGAARLGQIALHIDPSTPGKISVQWGGEQAALPAPGAQTGAPAEKAAAAPAKADPKAFTIPDKEFTLEEVAKHNKKEDLWVVVKGVVMDLTNWLDDHPGGPQAILNFMGRDATEEFEMLHDDEVIPKYAPGQVIGRVKGQKVTLEI, from the exons ATGGCGTCCAACACGGTAATTGTTGTCGGTGGCGGTCTGGCGGGTCTTTCGGCGGCGCACTCCATCTACCTCGCCGGTGGTAACGTCCACGTCCTCGACAAGCAGGGCTTTTTCGGTGGTAACTCCACCAAGGCCACCTCTGGCATCAACGGTGCCCTCACCCGCACCCAGGTTGATCTTGGGATCCAGGACTCCGTGAAGCAGTTTTACGACGACACACTCAAGTCTGCCCGTGACAAGGCCAGACCCGACCTTATCAAGGTCCTCACTTACAAGTCCGCTGCTGCCGTTGAGTGGCTCCAGGATGTTTTCAACCTTGACCTCACACTCGTTTCCCGTCTTGG TGGTCACTCTCAGCCCCGTACCCACCGTGGTCACGATGCCAAGTTTCCTGGCATGGCCATCACATATGCTCTGATGCAGAGActcgaggagctcgccgAGACCGAGCCCCACCGTGTCAAGATCACCAAGAAGGCCCGCGTTGTTGACCTCATCAAGGAGGGCAACGTCATCAGCGGTGTCAAGGCTGAGCACGAGGGCCAGACCCTCACCATCCACGGCCCCGTCGTCCTTGCTACTGGTGGTTATGCCGCCGATTTCGGTGAGGGCTCGCTCCTCCAGAAGCACAGACCCGACACCATGGGtcttgccaccaccaacggctCCCACGCTACCGGTGATGGTCAGAAGCTCGTCATGAAGATTGGTGGTAACGGCATCGACATGGACAAGGTTCAGGTCCACCCTACTGGTCTCGTCGACCCCAAGGACCCCGGCTCCAAGTGGAAGTTCTTGGCTGCTGAGGCTCTccgtggtgagggtggtatCCTTCTCAACGGTGATGGTGACCGCTTCTGCGACGAGCTCGGCCACCGTGACTACGTCTCTGGCATGATccacaaggagaaggacaagggCAAGTACCCTGTCCGCCTTGTCCTCAACTCCAAGGCCTCCAAGGTCCTTGACTTCCACACTCGCCATTACTCTGGCCGTGGTCTCATGAAGAAGATCACCGGCAAGGAGCTCGCCAAGGAGATCGGCTGCACTCCCGAGCACCTCCAGAAGACCTTCCAGACCTACAACGCCATTGCCGAGGGCAAGCAGAAGGATCCCTGGGGCAAGAAGTTCTTCCACAACATGCCCCTCGACATCAATGATGACTTCCACGTCTCCCTGATGGAGCCCGTTCTCCACTTCACCATGGGTGGTATCGAGATCAACGACAAGGCCCAGGTTCTCAacaaggagggcaagcccTTCGAGGGTCTCTTCGCCTGCGGTGAGCTTGCCGGTGGTGTCCACGGTGCCAACCGTCTTGGTGGTTCTTCCCTCCTTGGCTGCGTCGTCTACGGCCGTGTTGCCGGTGACTCTGCTGCCAACTACCACTTCCAGCAGGCTCTCAAGGGCAATGTTGGCGCTGCCCGTCTCGGCCAGATCGCCCTCCACATCGATCCTTCCACTCCCGGCAAGATCTCGGTCCAgtggggtggtgagcagGCTGCTCTCCCTGCTCCCGGTGCTCAGACTGGTGCCCCTgccgagaaggctgctgctgcccccgCCAAGGCCGACCCCAAGGCTTTCACCATCCCCGACAAGGAGTTCACtcttgaggaggttgccaagcacaacaagaaggaggatctCTGGGTTGTTGTCAAGGGTGTCGTCATGGACCTCACCAACTGGCTCGATGACCACCCCGGTGGTCCCCAGGCTATCCTCAACTTCATGGGCCGCGATGCCACCGAGGAGTTCGAGATGCtccacgacgacgaggtcATTCCCAAGTACGCTCCTGGCCAAGTGATCGGCAGAGTCAAGGGCCAGAAGGTCACTCTTGAGATCTAA